One Phycisphaeraceae bacterium DNA window includes the following coding sequences:
- a CDS encoding DUF1579 domain-containing protein codes for MKRHSRISLAIVAATVSGTLALALGATAFQGGGATPPNDVIPPLPTVPTPGEGAPPVELPAIPGMDPAMMKDMVPGPQHAWLAERVGKWTFTGTMVMGPGVTIDVRGSTTYSMILGGRFLQESMEMKMGEMPYRGIGTTGYSNGLEEFQMTWMGEGSTTMTVGSGKRSDDGRTLNATYQMFDPAHGAMMTTRSVETTIDNDNFKFAMYGPGPDGKETLMFEFMYTREAPTRVW; via the coding sequence ATGAAGCGTCACTCACGAATCTCGTTGGCCATCGTCGCGGCGACCGTGTCCGGAACACTCGCGCTGGCCTTGGGTGCCACGGCGTTCCAGGGCGGCGGGGCCACGCCACCGAACGATGTCATTCCCCCACTGCCGACGGTACCCACACCGGGCGAGGGTGCCCCTCCTGTCGAACTTCCAGCCATTCCAGGCATGGATCCCGCCATGATGAAGGACATGGTGCCCGGGCCGCAGCATGCGTGGCTTGCCGAGCGCGTGGGCAAGTGGACCTTCACCGGCACCATGGTGATGGGCCCCGGAGTGACCATCGATGTTCGCGGTTCAACCACCTACTCGATGATCCTCGGAGGTCGCTTCCTGCAGGAGTCGATGGAGATGAAGATGGGCGAGATGCCCTACCGAGGGATCGGGACCACGGGCTACAGCAACGGCCTCGAAGAGTTCCAGATGACTTGGATGGGCGAGGGCAGCACCACCATGACGGTGGGAAGCGGCAAGCGAAGCGATGACGGCCGCACGCTCAACGCCACCTACCAGATGTTCGACCCGGCCCATGGCGCGATGATGACCACCCGCTCGGTCGAGACCACGATCGACAATGACAACTTCAAGTTTGCCATGTACGGTCCGGGGCCTGACGGCAAGGAGACCCTGATGTTCGAGTTCATGTACACGCGCGAGGCCCCGACCCGGGTCTGGTGA
- the odhB gene encoding 2-oxoglutarate dehydrogenase complex dihydrolipoyllysine-residue succinyltransferase, protein MIDVVIPSPGESITEVTLGQWQRQAGDWVEKDDLLCEIESDKATLELLAPASGVFKPAVEGGSEQRVGAVVAKVDEKAARPAGREAAAAAPASSAAVAASNGGTSAATAAAAASGDRKVTPVARKLAADRGVDLARVEGTGPGGRVMREDVERNLGSTPAVPTSAPAKSTAVAVPSRAPTPASPAPVPGSRTARRERIPKIRQRIAERLVEAKLRAAMLTTFNECDMTEVMRLRNDHKDAFEKRHGVSLGFMSFFIRAAVSALRKYPKVNCYMFEEEFEFHDYCDIAVAVGTDRGLVVPVIRNAESLSFADIERTIRELATKARDGKLTVDEMTGGTFTVSNGGIYGNLMSTPILNTPQTGILGMHAIKKRAVEDPAHPGQVAIRPMMYLAMSYDHRVIDGAEAVGFLIHIKECIEKPERLLFDL, encoded by the coding sequence ATGATCGATGTCGTCATTCCAAGCCCTGGTGAGTCGATCACCGAAGTCACACTGGGCCAGTGGCAGCGGCAGGCTGGAGATTGGGTCGAGAAGGACGACCTCCTCTGCGAGATCGAATCGGACAAGGCGACGCTCGAGTTGCTTGCGCCGGCCTCAGGCGTCTTCAAGCCCGCCGTTGAAGGCGGATCGGAGCAGAGGGTCGGCGCCGTTGTCGCCAAGGTCGATGAGAAGGCCGCACGCCCCGCCGGTCGTGAAGCTGCGGCCGCGGCACCCGCGTCGAGCGCGGCGGTCGCGGCCTCAAACGGCGGCACCTCCGCAGCCACGGCTGCGGCGGCCGCGTCGGGCGATCGAAAGGTGACTCCGGTTGCGCGAAAGCTCGCTGCCGATCGCGGCGTGGACCTCGCGCGCGTCGAAGGCACCGGACCTGGCGGCCGCGTCATGCGCGAGGATGTCGAGCGGAACCTCGGTTCGACACCCGCGGTGCCAACCTCCGCCCCCGCGAAGTCAACGGCTGTGGCGGTTCCGAGTCGTGCGCCGACGCCGGCGTCGCCCGCGCCAGTGCCGGGCTCGAGAACCGCACGACGCGAGCGCATTCCGAAGATCCGGCAGCGCATTGCAGAACGGCTCGTGGAGGCCAAGCTCCGCGCGGCCATGCTCACCACCTTCAACGAGTGCGACATGACCGAGGTCATGCGGCTCCGGAACGATCACAAGGATGCCTTCGAAAAGCGCCATGGGGTGAGCCTTGGGTTCATGAGCTTCTTCATCCGCGCGGCCGTCAGCGCGCTGCGGAAGTACCCGAAGGTCAACTGCTACATGTTCGAGGAGGAGTTCGAGTTCCACGACTATTGCGACATCGCGGTTGCCGTGGGGACCGATCGCGGCCTCGTGGTCCCGGTGATCCGCAACGCCGAGAGCCTCTCCTTCGCCGATATCGAGCGCACCATTCGCGAACTTGCGACCAAGGCGCGCGACGGCAAGCTCACGGTCGACGAGATGACCGGCGGGACTTTCACCGTCTCCAACGGCGGCATCTACGGCAACCTGATGAGCACGCCCATTCTGAACACGCCGCAGACGGGCATCCTGGGCATGCACGCCATCAAAAAGCGGGCCGTCGAAGACCCCGCGCATCCGGGGCAGGTGGCGATTCGTCCCATGATGTATCTGGCCATGTCCTATGACCATCGCGTGATCGACGGTGCCGAGGCGGTGGGCTTCCTGATTCACATCAAGGAGTGCATCGAGAAGCCCGAGCGACTGCTCTTTGACCTCTGA
- a CDS encoding DASS family sodium-coupled anion symporter, with product MGAGSLLGSHSAGQSSQTHGEEVLPPRAVRWAGLLLGPTLALFTWIAIRGDQAIVAESAVSAVPASAAELSELSREGAVVLSLIVWMATWWLTQAVELSTTALLPLLVLPLAGVTRGVGEAAAPFASEIIFLFAGGCLLATALERHGLSQRMATAMLRLAGPRPVLIVGVFMVTAACISAFVSNTATVAMMLPLAIAAVVHAEQGAPDQPDRARRVMLFGSAVLLATAYGASIGGSLTLIGSPPNAIAAQLYNAGRPDEERLTFLGWLRFSAPAVALFLPLAWFLLAFVLVPVRSLQLSKGWLPSSDAASRESGRQPFSREAWFTLVVFAITVALWVSMPWLPARIASLRDAGVAVLAGVLLLLVPLGKDPARTALNWRDAAGLPWGVFILFGGGLSIASAMEKHGVALWLSRAFHGLEGAPELLVIAAVIVAILFMTELASNTAIAATGIPVLLALAPALGIPAERLVVPAAFAASWAFMLPVGTPPNALVFASGRVPAIVMAKTGFILNLVGAALLSLVAMALL from the coding sequence ATGGGCGCCGGATCGCTGCTGGGCAGTCACTCCGCCGGACAATCATCACAGACGCACGGCGAAGAGGTTCTTCCGCCCCGAGCGGTTCGATGGGCCGGTCTCCTTCTCGGCCCGACCCTCGCGCTGTTCACATGGATCGCCATTCGCGGCGATCAGGCCATCGTGGCTGAGTCTGCGGTGTCGGCGGTGCCTGCGTCAGCGGCCGAACTCTCGGAGCTCTCGCGCGAAGGCGCGGTGGTCCTCTCACTCATCGTGTGGATGGCGACCTGGTGGCTGACGCAGGCGGTTGAACTCTCCACAACGGCGCTCTTGCCGCTGCTGGTCCTGCCACTCGCTGGGGTGACTCGCGGCGTGGGAGAGGCCGCGGCGCCCTTTGCCAGTGAGATCATCTTCCTCTTTGCCGGGGGCTGCCTGCTGGCGACGGCGCTCGAGCGTCACGGCCTGAGTCAACGCATGGCGACCGCGATGCTGCGACTTGCCGGGCCGCGTCCCGTGCTCATCGTGGGCGTCTTCATGGTCACCGCCGCGTGCATCAGCGCGTTCGTGAGCAACACCGCGACGGTGGCGATGATGCTTCCGTTGGCGATCGCCGCGGTCGTGCATGCAGAGCAGGGCGCTCCAGATCAGCCGGATCGTGCGCGTCGGGTGATGCTCTTCGGTTCGGCGGTGCTGCTCGCAACGGCCTATGGCGCGAGCATCGGCGGTTCACTCACGCTGATCGGGAGTCCGCCCAACGCCATCGCCGCGCAGCTCTACAACGCGGGGCGGCCTGATGAGGAGCGCCTGACCTTCCTTGGCTGGCTTCGTTTCTCGGCACCGGCGGTCGCGCTCTTTCTCCCGCTGGCGTGGTTTCTTCTCGCCTTCGTGCTCGTCCCGGTGCGCTCGCTCCAGTTGTCGAAGGGATGGTTGCCATCCAGCGACGCAGCATCTCGGGAGTCGGGTCGGCAACCCTTCTCACGGGAGGCGTGGTTCACACTGGTGGTCTTCGCGATCACGGTCGCGTTGTGGGTCTCGATGCCGTGGTTGCCGGCTCGTATTGCCTCACTGCGAGACGCGGGCGTGGCCGTCCTCGCAGGCGTGCTCCTGCTTCTCGTGCCGCTCGGCAAGGATCCTGCCCGCACGGCGCTCAACTGGCGCGATGCGGCGGGGCTGCCGTGGGGGGTCTTCATTCTCTTTGGAGGTGGTCTCTCGATCGCCTCGGCCATGGAGAAGCATGGGGTGGCGCTCTGGCTCAGCCGGGCGTTTCACGGTCTCGAAGGGGCACCGGAGCTGCTTGTCATTGCAGCGGTCATCGTGGCCATCCTCTTCATGACGGAGCTCGCGTCGAACACCGCGATCGCCGCCACGGGCATTCCGGTGCTGCTTGCACTCGCACCGGCGCTGGGCATTCCAGCGGAGCGCCTCGTGGTTCCGGCGGCCTTCGCAGCGAGCTGGGCATTCATGCTGCCCGTGGGAACGCCGCCCAATGCGCTCGTCTTTGCGAGCGGACGAGTCCCAGCAATCGTGATGGCCAAGACCGGATTCATTCTGAACCTGGTCGGCGCTGCGCTCCTGAGCCTGGTGGCGATGGCGCTTCTATGA
- a CDS encoding diguanylate cyclase, whose amino-acid sequence MAALGALWCVLGLALGLTLTVRLGALRNDAEALAASRLPSVMAVQKLDEQIARTSWLANRLVAEHATDMASRFDTARKLSDATVALETALRGFDPEFLSVGHRAIGHAASRSAEVVLVESRSLLGTSHEDLIEDLAILQVISRESEEADQILEQLSERNLTPAISKLARQLQTQANRAVLETLFAGTAAITLGAVLTVMVAIRVRRREFEQRMDRLRQDFQSRIADAFNMATDEESAFHLMEQVVSSVLPDTPTEMLLADSSRAHFNRVASTEGTSSEEPMCSVRAPSLCPAVRRGVPLSFEDSDAFDACPHLRGRPGGSCSATCVPLSVMGQHVGVIHAVTPPHHTLDTLSRERLTVLASKSGERIGILRAFAQSEQQAARDPLTGLLNRRSAEAEVQRLQRSGTPFCVAFADIDCFKQLNDTHGHETGDKALRLFSRVVRESLRPSDVVARWGGEEFVILLPNLDLAAARVALDRVRCATEESTGAGSVPHFTVSVGVTRCEPDDDFFERLDEADAALLAAKGAGRNRVTISESALTMKHREPRPSDAPALTSPRAIRSDLNRGVHDAAESPATKAA is encoded by the coding sequence GTGGCGGCGCTCGGTGCCCTGTGGTGCGTGCTGGGACTCGCTCTGGGCTTGACGCTGACCGTTCGACTGGGTGCCCTTCGCAACGATGCCGAGGCCCTCGCGGCCAGCCGTCTTCCGTCGGTCATGGCCGTCCAGAAGCTGGATGAGCAGATTGCACGAACGAGCTGGCTGGCCAATCGACTGGTGGCCGAGCACGCGACCGATATGGCGAGCCGGTTCGACACGGCGCGCAAGCTCTCGGATGCGACGGTCGCGCTGGAGACGGCTCTTCGTGGCTTCGATCCGGAGTTCCTTTCAGTCGGCCACCGGGCGATCGGCCACGCGGCCAGCCGGAGTGCGGAGGTGGTGCTCGTGGAAAGCCGATCACTCCTGGGGACCTCTCATGAAGACCTGATCGAGGACCTCGCGATTCTTCAGGTCATTTCGCGCGAGAGCGAGGAAGCCGACCAGATCCTTGAGCAGCTGAGTGAGCGCAATCTGACGCCCGCCATTTCGAAACTGGCGCGACAGCTCCAGACGCAAGCCAACCGCGCCGTACTGGAGACGCTCTTCGCGGGCACAGCCGCCATCACCCTTGGTGCGGTGCTCACCGTGATGGTGGCCATTCGGGTTCGTCGTCGGGAGTTCGAACAGCGCATGGACCGCCTCCGACAGGACTTCCAATCGCGCATTGCGGACGCGTTCAACATGGCCACCGACGAGGAGAGCGCGTTTCACTTGATGGAACAGGTGGTGAGCTCGGTCCTTCCCGACACGCCGACCGAGATGCTGCTGGCCGACTCGAGCCGCGCCCACTTCAACCGGGTGGCATCGACCGAGGGAACCTCAAGCGAGGAGCCCATGTGCTCCGTTCGCGCACCATCGCTTTGCCCGGCCGTGCGCCGCGGCGTTCCGTTGAGCTTCGAAGACAGCGACGCCTTCGATGCCTGCCCCCACCTGCGCGGTCGCCCCGGTGGGTCCTGCTCCGCCACCTGCGTGCCGCTGAGCGTCATGGGACAGCATGTTGGCGTCATCCATGCCGTGACTCCCCCTCATCACACCCTCGATACCCTGTCGCGCGAGCGCCTGACGGTGCTCGCCTCGAAGTCGGGCGAGCGCATCGGCATCCTCCGGGCCTTTGCCCAGTCGGAGCAGCAGGCGGCCCGCGACCCGCTCACCGGGCTCCTGAATCGCCGCAGTGCCGAGGCCGAGGTGCAGCGCCTTCAGCGAAGCGGCACTCCATTCTGCGTGGCCTTTGCGGACATCGACTGCTTCAAGCAGTTGAACGACACGCATGGACACGAAACCGGCGACAAGGCCCTTCGCCTCTTCAGCCGCGTGGTTCGGGAGTCGCTGCGACCCAGTGATGTGGTGGCCCGCTGGGGTGGCGAGGAGTTCGTCATTCTTCTACCGAATCTCGATCTCGCCGCCGCTCGTGTCGCCCTTGATCGCGTGCGCTGTGCCACCGAGGAGTCAACCGGCGCCGGCAGCGTGCCGCACTTCACAGTCAGCGTCGGCGTGACCCGCTGCGAGCCGGACGATGACTTCTTCGAGCGTTTGGACGAGGCCGACGCGGCGCTGCTGGCGGCCAAGGGCGCCGGACGCAATCGAGTGACGATCTCCGAGTCGGCGCTCACCATGAAGCATCGCGAGCCGCGCCCGAGCGACGCGCCGGCGCTGACATCGCCTCGTGCCATTCGGAGCGATCTCAATCGCGGCGTTCATGACGCGGCAGAGTCCCCCGCCACCAAGGCCGCCTGA
- a CDS encoding penicillin-binding protein 2 encodes MSDAPRPFRPALAWTLLIVVGLILVANVVRVAQLKVAPHPDLLQAAGHRESHVREIALRGEILDRRGRVLAVSVVGHRLFADPAMIWERGWERVRRGRLADPDSPIEADPFRDASLAIGHAVGIDPDKLLERFRTNADRRYMVVVEHLSDWQLDSIQSLRMQGVGIEPRLTREYPAGALAARVVGVVGFDQSGQSGIELTRNRRMAPQDGAMTYLRDARRRPLWIERDGYRPGEAGDTVRLTIDSVIQEIAERHLEASVNRFNAAGGRIVVVDVESGDILAMADVMRQRPGFREVAPPDARDLHPALGRNRCLSDPYEPGSTFKPFVWAWATKLGIFKPESIVNLPAGGPYQTSFGRLIRDVKYYGPNTWRFVLVKSLNAGMAIAAERMKFADMQACVRAFGFGQRTQVGLAGETAGIITPPKQWKAYTQTSVCMGHEISVTPVQMARAFLAFCRDGTLPPLRLELPSDDAAALTLSSTPVEGVRVLPEAIAQLTREVMAEVMADGTGRRAQSSLYRIFGKTGTAQLPRPDRRGYYDDRYVSNFVGGAPLERPRIAVVAVIDDPDKRKGHFGGETAAPLARDVIDETLQYLGVAPDQDAKRASAIRRTAAANAQ; translated from the coding sequence ATGAGCGATGCACCCCGCCCATTCAGGCCGGCGCTCGCTTGGACGCTGCTGATCGTGGTGGGCCTGATTCTCGTGGCCAATGTCGTGCGCGTGGCGCAGCTCAAGGTGGCGCCGCACCCCGATCTTCTCCAAGCCGCGGGGCATCGTGAGAGCCATGTGCGCGAGATCGCGCTGCGAGGTGAGATCCTCGATCGGCGCGGTCGCGTCTTGGCGGTCAGCGTGGTGGGGCATCGGCTCTTCGCTGACCCGGCAATGATCTGGGAGCGAGGGTGGGAGCGCGTGCGACGCGGGCGACTCGCCGATCCCGACTCTCCGATCGAAGCCGATCCCTTTCGTGATGCATCACTGGCCATCGGCCATGCGGTCGGCATCGATCCCGACAAGCTCCTCGAGCGCTTCCGAACCAACGCCGATCGGCGCTACATGGTGGTCGTCGAGCATCTCTCCGACTGGCAACTCGACTCCATCCAATCGCTTCGAATGCAGGGTGTCGGCATTGAACCTCGATTGACGCGCGAGTATCCCGCAGGCGCGCTTGCGGCGCGGGTGGTCGGTGTCGTGGGCTTCGACCAGAGCGGGCAGAGCGGAATCGAGTTGACGCGCAATCGCCGCATGGCACCGCAGGATGGTGCGATGACCTACCTGCGCGACGCGCGGCGCCGCCCGTTGTGGATCGAGCGCGACGGCTATCGCCCGGGCGAGGCGGGGGACACGGTGCGCCTCACCATCGACTCCGTGATCCAGGAGATCGCGGAGCGTCATCTCGAGGCGTCGGTCAATCGCTTCAACGCGGCAGGCGGGCGCATCGTGGTGGTTGATGTCGAGTCCGGTGACATTCTCGCCATGGCCGATGTGATGCGTCAGCGTCCAGGCTTCCGCGAGGTGGCGCCACCCGACGCGCGGGACCTCCATCCGGCGCTCGGCAGGAATCGCTGCCTGAGTGATCCGTACGAGCCCGGTTCAACCTTCAAACCGTTCGTCTGGGCGTGGGCGACGAAGCTCGGCATCTTCAAGCCCGAGAGCATCGTCAATCTTCCCGCGGGCGGCCCGTATCAGACGAGCTTCGGTCGCCTCATTCGCGATGTGAAGTACTACGGGCCGAACACCTGGCGCTTCGTGCTCGTCAAGAGTCTGAACGCGGGCATGGCCATCGCCGCCGAGCGCATGAAGTTCGCCGACATGCAGGCCTGCGTGCGCGCCTTCGGTTTCGGCCAGAGGACGCAAGTCGGTCTGGCGGGCGAGACGGCGGGCATCATCACGCCGCCGAAGCAGTGGAAGGCCTACACGCAGACCTCGGTGTGCATGGGGCACGAAATCTCGGTGACACCGGTGCAGATGGCGCGCGCGTTCCTCGCATTCTGCCGCGACGGCACGCTCCCCCCGTTGCGATTGGAACTTCCCAGCGACGACGCTGCGGCGCTCACGCTCTCCAGCACGCCGGTTGAGGGCGTGCGCGTTCTTCCCGAGGCCATCGCCCAGCTCACGCGCGAGGTCATGGCCGAGGTGATGGCGGATGGCACCGGCCGACGAGCTCAGAGCTCGCTCTACCGGATCTTCGGCAAGACGGGAACCGCCCAGCTTCCGAGGCCCGATCGGCGCGGGTACTACGACGATCGCTATGTCTCGAACTTCGTCGGCGGGGCACCGCTTGAGCGACCGCGCATCGCCGTGGTGGCAGTGATCGACGATCCCGACAAGCGCAAGGGCCACTTCGGCGGTGAGACGGCGGCGCCGCTCGCCCGGGATGTGATCGACGAGACGCTGCAATACCTGGGTGTCGCGCCCGATCAGGATGCGAAGCGCGCGTCGGCCATCCGGAGAACGGCGGCGGCGAACGCCCAGTGA
- a CDS encoding undecaprenyl/decaprenyl-phosphate alpha-N-acetylglucosaminyl 1-phosphate transferase, with product MTSPSFPVQPIMPLRDLDGIAPTTNNIVVGGIELLNTFVPVFLVAFVVSLLLTPIIRRVAVNAEIIDHPDRVRKEHTYPIAYLGGLAVFFGVLAGIAASYTLVRGEAALLRPIPITIVLGMVAITVTGLIDDIWKLDPRLKIAGQLVAAAALAAEDLGMQVARGIFGSFLGEPEHVLVHLTIPMTDAGFDLVSGHFYYWAGVAIIAFLVLGACNSANLIDGLDGLLSGSVAIMAVGFLLISLLMGTVLGVDDPDTTLVAARVALSLALLGAVLGFLPYNFNPAVIFLGDAGSLTLGYLCITIILMFGEQGQASLVMAGLIIFALPVMDTTLAIIRRRLAGVPMSAADANHIHHQLKRSLGSVRKAVLALYAITGFFAIMGVALAAMRLLTGVRVLAIYAITFVFFAFIAAVAIKTARRGAWTLATVREERAAPSATASPEPTGAVEGRAATEPGAAPGPVTSRP from the coding sequence ATGACCTCACCCAGCTTCCCGGTGCAGCCGATCATGCCGCTCCGCGATCTCGATGGGATCGCGCCGACGACCAACAACATCGTGGTCGGCGGCATTGAGCTCCTCAACACCTTCGTCCCGGTCTTCCTTGTGGCGTTCGTGGTGTCGCTACTGCTGACGCCGATCATCCGACGCGTGGCGGTGAATGCCGAGATCATTGATCACCCCGATCGTGTGCGGAAGGAGCACACCTATCCGATCGCGTATCTCGGGGGGCTGGCGGTCTTCTTCGGCGTGCTTGCGGGCATTGCCGCGAGCTACACCCTGGTGCGGGGCGAGGCGGCGCTGCTGCGGCCCATTCCGATCACCATCGTGCTGGGCATGGTGGCGATTACGGTCACGGGTCTCATTGATGACATCTGGAAGCTCGACCCTCGGCTCAAGATCGCGGGGCAACTGGTCGCCGCTGCGGCGCTTGCGGCGGAAGACCTCGGCATGCAGGTGGCGCGCGGGATCTTCGGTTCATTCCTGGGCGAGCCCGAGCATGTCCTCGTTCACCTGACGATTCCGATGACCGATGCAGGCTTCGACCTGGTGAGCGGTCACTTCTACTACTGGGCGGGCGTGGCCATCATCGCCTTTCTGGTGCTCGGGGCGTGCAACTCAGCCAATCTGATTGATGGGCTCGACGGCCTCTTGAGCGGCAGTGTGGCGATCATGGCGGTCGGCTTCCTGCTGATCAGTCTGTTGATGGGCACGGTGCTTGGCGTGGATGACCCCGACACGACGCTGGTTGCGGCGCGCGTGGCGCTCTCCCTGGCGCTGCTCGGCGCCGTTCTCGGCTTCCTGCCTTACAACTTCAATCCGGCCGTGATCTTCCTGGGTGATGCCGGGAGCCTGACGCTCGGGTACCTCTGCATCACGATCATTCTCATGTTCGGCGAGCAGGGCCAGGCGAGCCTTGTCATGGCCGGTCTCATCATCTTCGCACTGCCGGTGATGGATACGACGCTGGCGATCATCCGCCGACGGCTCGCCGGGGTGCCGATGTCCGCCGCCGACGCCAATCACATTCACCATCAGCTCAAGCGCTCGCTCGGCTCGGTCCGCAAGGCGGTCCTTGCGCTGTACGCGATCACCGGATTCTTCGCGATCATGGGCGTGGCGCTCGCGGCGATGCGGCTGCTGACGGGTGTCAGGGTGCTTGCGATCTACGCGATCACCTTCGTCTTCTTCGCCTTCATCGCCGCCGTGGCGATCAAGACGGCGCGTCGCGGCGCCTGGACCCTCGCCACGGTACGCGAGGAGCGCGCGGCGCCGAGCGCCACCGCATCACCTGAGCCGACCGGCGCGGTCGAAGGCCGCGCCGCGACTGAGCCCGGTGCAGCACCCGGACCCGTGACAAGCCGACCGTGA
- the rsmH gene encoding 16S rRNA (cytosine(1402)-N(4))-methyltransferase RsmH codes for MSTFPGRGHVPVLLDEVLRSLDPQPGETYLDCTAGAGGHAAAIASRLGPSGRVILLDVDPANLAAAASRLREVQDAPQVEAIQANFALAESVVRRLGVQVNLLLADLGVASTQLDDPGRGLSFMHPGPLDMRLDPTLTGTAADLVNALPERRLATLIADLGEEPMARRIAARVAEARARRSITTTEGLAELVREAYGSRAKSSRNHPATRTFMALRIAVNDELGALDRLLESIGRDGWLAPGGRAAIISFHSLEDRRVKHAFRALARSDRAEELTRKPVEPAPEEARKNPRSRSAKLRVLRLVGRC; via the coding sequence GTGAGCACTTTTCCCGGGCGCGGCCATGTTCCTGTGCTCTTGGACGAGGTTCTCCGCAGCCTCGATCCGCAGCCGGGGGAGACCTACCTCGACTGCACCGCAGGCGCGGGGGGGCACGCCGCCGCCATCGCCAGCCGACTGGGGCCGAGCGGCCGGGTGATCCTGCTCGATGTCGATCCTGCCAATCTCGCCGCCGCCGCGTCGCGTCTCCGTGAAGTGCAGGATGCCCCTCAGGTTGAAGCCATTCAAGCGAACTTTGCGCTCGCCGAGAGCGTCGTCCGCCGGCTCGGCGTGCAGGTGAACCTGCTGCTCGCCGATCTCGGCGTGGCGAGCACGCAACTTGATGACCCCGGTCGGGGCCTCTCGTTCATGCATCCGGGCCCGCTCGACATGCGCCTCGATCCCACGCTCACAGGAACGGCCGCGGACCTCGTCAACGCGCTGCCCGAGCGACGACTCGCGACGCTGATTGCTGACCTCGGTGAAGAGCCGATGGCGAGGCGGATCGCGGCTCGCGTAGCTGAGGCGCGGGCACGCCGCTCGATCACGACAACGGAGGGCCTCGCCGAACTTGTTCGGGAAGCGTACGGGTCAAGGGCGAAGTCCTCGCGGAATCATCCCGCCACCCGCACTTTCATGGCCCTCCGCATCGCCGTGAATGACGAGTTGGGGGCCCTCGATCGCTTGCTGGAGTCGATCGGGCGCGACGGGTGGCTCGCCCCTGGCGGGCGCGCGGCGATCATCTCCTTCCACAGTCTCGAGGATCGTCGCGTCAAGCACGCCTTCCGGGCCCTGGCTCGTTCGGATCGGGCCGAGGAGCTCACTCGGAAGCCCGTTGAACCCGCTCCAGAGGAAGCGCGAAAGAATCCGCGATCTCGCTCGGCGAAGCTGCGGGTTCTCAGGCTCGTTGGCCGATGCTAG
- a CDS encoding LysM peptidoglycan-binding domain-containing protein: MTRESKLALIVGFGLILFVGILVSDHFSSGQRQEAAHLLAQRGAARTGGGPISIEPLPTAADMVRVDHAELARRSAAEQERRLNEAGIPGLQRGDDEVVLTRRVEVPQPPVERDMPRGDTPSGSGAEANIRLYPVKEGETLFSIAAQQYGDGSLWQALAEFNKSVVPNPARMRKGVTLRLPPIEVLRPGRSSSPVTPTPPVREQTIARQPATETAGISRASHTVQRGETLSQIAERRLGSRARWPELAQLNRDVVPNPNALTPGVVLRLPDQG; this comes from the coding sequence ATGACCCGCGAAAGCAAGCTCGCACTCATCGTCGGCTTCGGCCTAATCCTCTTCGTCGGAATCCTTGTCTCCGACCACTTCTCGTCGGGGCAGCGCCAGGAGGCGGCGCACTTGCTCGCGCAGCGCGGCGCCGCGCGGACAGGCGGTGGTCCGATCTCGATCGAACCCTTGCCGACGGCCGCGGACATGGTCCGCGTCGATCATGCCGAGCTTGCACGACGCAGCGCAGCGGAGCAGGAGCGTCGATTGAACGAGGCGGGAATCCCCGGCCTTCAGCGCGGCGATGATGAGGTCGTGCTGACGCGCCGAGTCGAGGTGCCGCAGCCGCCGGTTGAGCGCGACATGCCTCGCGGGGACACGCCCTCGGGCAGCGGCGCGGAGGCGAACATCCGTCTGTACCCGGTGAAAGAGGGCGAGACGCTCTTTTCCATCGCCGCCCAGCAGTATGGCGATGGATCGCTCTGGCAGGCGCTCGCCGAGTTCAACAAGAGTGTCGTGCCGAATCCGGCGCGCATGCGCAAGGGCGTGACCCTGCGACTTCCGCCGATCGAGGTGCTCCGCCCGGGTCGGAGCAGCAGCCCGGTGACTCCAACGCCGCCGGTGCGCGAGCAGACCATCGCGCGGCAGCCTGCGACGGAGACGGCCGGCATCTCGCGCGCCAGCCACACGGTTCAGCGAGGCGAAACGCTTTCACAGATCGCCGAGAGGCGCCTGGGCTCGCGGGCGCGGTGGCCTGAGCTCGCGCAACTCAACCGAGATGTCGTTCCCAACCCGAACGCGCTGACACCGGGGGTCGTCCTTCGACTCCCCGATCAAGGCTGA